From Salvelinus sp. IW2-2015 linkage group LG18, ASM291031v2, whole genome shotgun sequence, a single genomic window includes:
- the LOC111978098 gene encoding delta-1-pyrroline-5-carboxylate synthase isoform X2: MLLQRLSLCAGLPLSPRTQRTTIFPRLAKALTQVSLARANSNSFSHRGELRKAKRIVVKLGSAVVTRGDECGLALGRLASVVEQVAMLQNQGREMMIVTSGAVAFGKQRLRHEILLSQSVRQALHSGQNQIKDMSVPVLEARACAAAGQSGLMALYEAMFTQYSTCTAQVLVTNLDFHDDQKRRNLNSTLQELLRMNIVPIINTNDAVVPPPEPNSDLQGVISIKDNDSLAARLAVEMKADLLIALSDVEGLYDSPPGTDDAKLIDIFYPGDQLSITYGTKSRVGIGGMEAKVKAALWALQGGTSVVIANGTHPKVTGHVITDIVEGKKVGTFFSEVKPAGPTVEQQTEMARNSGRTLAALHPDQRGEIICHLADLLVEKKEEILAANKMDMDLAVNAGQLSSALLNRLSLSPAKLNSLAIGLRQIALASQDSVGRVLRRTRVAHNLELEQITVPIGVLLVIFEARPDCLPQVSALAIASGNALLAKGGKEAANTNRILHELTQEALDIHWVREAVQLVSTREEVEDLCRLDEMIDLIIPRGSSQLVRNIQNAAKGIPVLGHSEGICHVYIDSEAAIDKVIKIVRDSKCDYPAACNAMETLLVHRDILRTPLFDQIIDMLRTEQVKIHAGPRFASYLTFSPSEVKSLRTEYGDLECCIEVVDSMQEAIDHIHRYGSSHTDVIVTENEDTAERFLQQLDSACVFWNASSRFADGYRFGLGAEVGISTARIHARGPVGLEGLLTTKWVLRGDGHTAADFSEQGTMKYLHENMPVTQPQPRQIAAQSEE; encoded by the exons TGTCCCTGGCGCGTGCCAACAGTAACTCCTTTTCCCACCGCGGGGAGCTCCGCAAGGCCAAGAGGATTGTGGTCAAGCTGGGCAGCGCCGTGGTCACCCGGGGGGATGAGTGCGGCCTGGCGCTGGGCAGGCTGGCCTCTGTAGTAGAGCAG gTGGCCATGCTACAGAACCaggggagagagatgatgatCGTCACCAGCGGAGCGGTGGCCTTCGGCAAGCAGAGACTGAGGCATGAGATCCTGCTGTCCCAGAGTGTTAGACAGGCTCTTCACTCTGGACAGAACCAGATCAAAGACATG TCAGTGCCAGTTCTGGAGGCGCGGGCCTGTGCGGCAGCCGGACAGAGTGGTCTGATGGCCCTGTATGAGGCCATGTTCACCCAGTACAGCACATGCACTGCACAG GTCCTGGTCACCAACCTGGACTTCCATGATGACCAGAAGCGGCGGAACCTGAACAGCACGCTGCAGGAGCTGCTCCGCATGAACATCGTACCCATTATCAACACCAACGATGCCGTGGTGCCCCCGCCCGAGCCCAACAGCGACCTCCAGGGG GTCATCAGTATAAAGGACAATGACAGCCTGGCGGCACGTCTGGCCGTGGAGATGAAGGCAGACCTGCTCATCGCTCTCTCTGACGTAGAAG GACTGTACGACAGCCCTCCTGGAACGGATGACGCCAAACTCATTGACATCTTCTACCCTGGTGACCAGCTGTCGATCACCTACGGCACAAAATCCAGGGTGGGGATAGGAGGCATGGAGGCCAAG GTAAAGGCTGCCCTGTGGGCCCTACAGGGGGGCACGTCGGTAGTCATTGCCAACGGCACCCACCCCAAGGTGACAGGCCACGTCATCACTGACATCGTGGAGGGCAAGAAAGTGGGCACCTTCTTCTCCGAGGTCAAACCTGCCG GCCCCACCGTGGAGCAGCAGACTGAGATGGCCCGGAACTCTGGCAGGACCCTGGCAGCCCTTCACCCAGACCAG AGAGGTGAGATCATCTGTCACCTGGCAGACCTGCTGGttgagaagaaggaggagatccTTGCTGCTAACAAGATGGACATGGACCTAGCAGTCAATGCAG GTCAGTTGTCGTCAGCCTTGTTGAACCGTCTGAGCCTGTCCCCGGCCAAGCTGAATAGCCTAGCTATAGGCCTGAGACAGATAGCCCTGGCCTCTCAGGACAGCGTGGGCAGAGTGCTGCGTAGGACCAGAGTAGCTCACAACTTAGAGCTGGAGCAGATCACTGTGCCCATAGGAGTACTGCTAGTCATCTTCGAGGCCCGCCCTGACTGCTTGCCACAg GTATCAGCTCTAGCCATAGCCAGCGGCAATGCTCTGCTGGCGAAGGGGGGCAAGGAAGCAGCCAACACCAACCGCATCTTACATGAGTTGACCCAGGAAGCACTGGATATCCACTGGGTCAGAGAGGCTGTACAGCTG GTGAGTACCCGTGAGGAGGTGGAGGACCTGTGTAGACTAGATGAGATGATAGACCTGATCATCCCGCGAGGCTCATCCCAGCTGGTCAGGAACATTCAGAACGCAGCCAAGGGCATCCCAGTTCTGGGCCACAGTGAAGGCATCTGCCACGTCTACATCGACTCGGAGGCCGCCATCGACAAGGTCATCAAGATCG TCAGAGACTCTAAATGTGACTATCCTGCGGCCTGCAATGCTATGGAAACACTGTTGGTTCACAGGGACATACTCAGGACTCCTCTGTTTGACCAGATCATAGACATGCTCCGCACCGAACAg GTGAAGATTCACGCTGGCCCCAGGTTTGCCTCCTACCTGACCTTCAGCCCATCAGAGGTCAAGTCTCTGAGAACAGAGTACGGGGATCTGGAGTGCTGCATCGAGGTGGTGGACAGTATGCAGGAAGCTATAGACCATATCCACAGATATGGCAGCTCACACACCGACGTCATTGTTACTGAAAACG AGGACACAGCGGAGCGGTTCCTGCAGCAGCTGGACAGTGCTTGTGTGTTCTGGAACGCCAGTTCGCGATTCGCAGATGGATACCGCTTCGGACTGG GTGCTGAGGTGGGCATCAGTACAGCTCGTATCCATGCCCGGGGCCCCGTGGGCCTGGAGGGTCTCCTCACCACTAAGTGGGTCCTGAGAGGAGACGGCCACACTGCTGCAGACTTCTCTGAACAGGGCACCATGAAGTACCTCCACGAGAATATGCCAGTCACACAGCCACAGCCCAGACAGATAGCTGCCCAGAGTGAGGAATGA
- the LOC111978098 gene encoding delta-1-pyrroline-5-carboxylate synthase isoform X1 → MLLQRLSLCAGLPLSPRTQRTTIFPRLAKALTQVSLARANSNSFSHRGELRKAKRIVVKLGSAVVTRGDECGLALGRLASVVEQVAMLQNQGREMMIVTSGAVAFGKQRLRHEILLSQSVRQALHSGQNQIKDMSVPVLEARACAAAGQSGLMALYEAMFTQYSTCTAQVLVTNLDFHDDQKRRNLNSTLQELLRMNIVPIINTNDAVVPPPEPNSDLQGVNVISIKDNDSLAARLAVEMKADLLIALSDVEGLYDSPPGTDDAKLIDIFYPGDQLSITYGTKSRVGIGGMEAKVKAALWALQGGTSVVIANGTHPKVTGHVITDIVEGKKVGTFFSEVKPAGPTVEQQTEMARNSGRTLAALHPDQRGEIICHLADLLVEKKEEILAANKMDMDLAVNAGQLSSALLNRLSLSPAKLNSLAIGLRQIALASQDSVGRVLRRTRVAHNLELEQITVPIGVLLVIFEARPDCLPQVSALAIASGNALLAKGGKEAANTNRILHELTQEALDIHWVREAVQLVSTREEVEDLCRLDEMIDLIIPRGSSQLVRNIQNAAKGIPVLGHSEGICHVYIDSEAAIDKVIKIVRDSKCDYPAACNAMETLLVHRDILRTPLFDQIIDMLRTEQVKIHAGPRFASYLTFSPSEVKSLRTEYGDLECCIEVVDSMQEAIDHIHRYGSSHTDVIVTENEDTAERFLQQLDSACVFWNASSRFADGYRFGLGAEVGISTARIHARGPVGLEGLLTTKWVLRGDGHTAADFSEQGTMKYLHENMPVTQPQPRQIAAQSEE, encoded by the exons TGTCCCTGGCGCGTGCCAACAGTAACTCCTTTTCCCACCGCGGGGAGCTCCGCAAGGCCAAGAGGATTGTGGTCAAGCTGGGCAGCGCCGTGGTCACCCGGGGGGATGAGTGCGGCCTGGCGCTGGGCAGGCTGGCCTCTGTAGTAGAGCAG gTGGCCATGCTACAGAACCaggggagagagatgatgatCGTCACCAGCGGAGCGGTGGCCTTCGGCAAGCAGAGACTGAGGCATGAGATCCTGCTGTCCCAGAGTGTTAGACAGGCTCTTCACTCTGGACAGAACCAGATCAAAGACATG TCAGTGCCAGTTCTGGAGGCGCGGGCCTGTGCGGCAGCCGGACAGAGTGGTCTGATGGCCCTGTATGAGGCCATGTTCACCCAGTACAGCACATGCACTGCACAG GTCCTGGTCACCAACCTGGACTTCCATGATGACCAGAAGCGGCGGAACCTGAACAGCACGCTGCAGGAGCTGCTCCGCATGAACATCGTACCCATTATCAACACCAACGATGCCGTGGTGCCCCCGCCCGAGCCCAACAGCGACCTCCAGGGGGTAAAT GTCATCAGTATAAAGGACAATGACAGCCTGGCGGCACGTCTGGCCGTGGAGATGAAGGCAGACCTGCTCATCGCTCTCTCTGACGTAGAAG GACTGTACGACAGCCCTCCTGGAACGGATGACGCCAAACTCATTGACATCTTCTACCCTGGTGACCAGCTGTCGATCACCTACGGCACAAAATCCAGGGTGGGGATAGGAGGCATGGAGGCCAAG GTAAAGGCTGCCCTGTGGGCCCTACAGGGGGGCACGTCGGTAGTCATTGCCAACGGCACCCACCCCAAGGTGACAGGCCACGTCATCACTGACATCGTGGAGGGCAAGAAAGTGGGCACCTTCTTCTCCGAGGTCAAACCTGCCG GCCCCACCGTGGAGCAGCAGACTGAGATGGCCCGGAACTCTGGCAGGACCCTGGCAGCCCTTCACCCAGACCAG AGAGGTGAGATCATCTGTCACCTGGCAGACCTGCTGGttgagaagaaggaggagatccTTGCTGCTAACAAGATGGACATGGACCTAGCAGTCAATGCAG GTCAGTTGTCGTCAGCCTTGTTGAACCGTCTGAGCCTGTCCCCGGCCAAGCTGAATAGCCTAGCTATAGGCCTGAGACAGATAGCCCTGGCCTCTCAGGACAGCGTGGGCAGAGTGCTGCGTAGGACCAGAGTAGCTCACAACTTAGAGCTGGAGCAGATCACTGTGCCCATAGGAGTACTGCTAGTCATCTTCGAGGCCCGCCCTGACTGCTTGCCACAg GTATCAGCTCTAGCCATAGCCAGCGGCAATGCTCTGCTGGCGAAGGGGGGCAAGGAAGCAGCCAACACCAACCGCATCTTACATGAGTTGACCCAGGAAGCACTGGATATCCACTGGGTCAGAGAGGCTGTACAGCTG GTGAGTACCCGTGAGGAGGTGGAGGACCTGTGTAGACTAGATGAGATGATAGACCTGATCATCCCGCGAGGCTCATCCCAGCTGGTCAGGAACATTCAGAACGCAGCCAAGGGCATCCCAGTTCTGGGCCACAGTGAAGGCATCTGCCACGTCTACATCGACTCGGAGGCCGCCATCGACAAGGTCATCAAGATCG TCAGAGACTCTAAATGTGACTATCCTGCGGCCTGCAATGCTATGGAAACACTGTTGGTTCACAGGGACATACTCAGGACTCCTCTGTTTGACCAGATCATAGACATGCTCCGCACCGAACAg GTGAAGATTCACGCTGGCCCCAGGTTTGCCTCCTACCTGACCTTCAGCCCATCAGAGGTCAAGTCTCTGAGAACAGAGTACGGGGATCTGGAGTGCTGCATCGAGGTGGTGGACAGTATGCAGGAAGCTATAGACCATATCCACAGATATGGCAGCTCACACACCGACGTCATTGTTACTGAAAACG AGGACACAGCGGAGCGGTTCCTGCAGCAGCTGGACAGTGCTTGTGTGTTCTGGAACGCCAGTTCGCGATTCGCAGATGGATACCGCTTCGGACTGG GTGCTGAGGTGGGCATCAGTACAGCTCGTATCCATGCCCGGGGCCCCGTGGGCCTGGAGGGTCTCCTCACCACTAAGTGGGTCCTGAGAGGAGACGGCCACACTGCTGCAGACTTCTCTGAACAGGGCACCATGAAGTACCTCCACGAGAATATGCCAGTCACACAGCCACAGCCCAGACAGATAGCTGCCCAGAGTGAGGAATGA